A region from the Chlamydiales bacterium genome encodes:
- a CDS encoding sulfite exporter TauE/SafE family protein: MMLVALLLYALIGTTAGLFAGLLGISGGVITVPCLFFIFRFLDFPQAFSMHLAIGTSLAAMFFNGVSSTLAHKKRNGVVWEIFKGMLPGIVLGSLIGAFFADRLSSVILEMIFGLFACLLGIHFLRPFFNPKAHQQKAPGKSRLGLYGLLISFISNILGIGGGIITVPTLLHHQVPEKKAIGTSAATGMVVSLFGAIFYLYYGLDAISFPYSVGYLYLPAFIIISVTSSITAIYGAFLTSRLSPAHLRRIFGIALIAIGIIMLLF, translated from the coding sequence ATGATGCTCGTGGCACTGCTTCTTTATGCGCTGATTGGAACAACAGCTGGCCTCTTTGCAGGGCTGCTTGGCATTAGCGGTGGTGTAATCACAGTCCCCTGCCTCTTTTTTATCTTCCGCTTTCTGGATTTTCCTCAGGCTTTTTCAATGCACCTTGCGATCGGAACCTCCTTAGCTGCAATGTTTTTCAATGGAGTATCCTCAACGCTCGCGCACAAGAAGCGAAATGGGGTCGTATGGGAGATCTTTAAAGGGATGCTTCCTGGGATCGTTCTTGGCTCTCTGATAGGAGCTTTTTTCGCCGACCGCTTATCTAGTGTAATCCTCGAGATGATCTTCGGCCTCTTCGCCTGCCTGCTCGGCATCCACTTTCTACGACCTTTCTTCAATCCGAAGGCGCATCAACAAAAGGCTCCTGGAAAGAGTCGCCTAGGCCTCTATGGCCTTTTAATCTCCTTTATTTCGAATATTCTAGGGATTGGAGGGGGGATCATCACCGTACCCACTCTTCTACATCACCAGGTGCCTGAAAAGAAGGCGATCGGCACCTCCGCAGCCACAGGGATGGTTGTGAGCCTCTTCGGGGCCATCTTCTACCTCTATTACGGTCTTGATGCGATCTCCTTCCCCTACAGCGTCGGATATCTCTACTTGCCCGCCTTCATCATTATAAGTGTAACGTCCTCAATTACAGCTATTTATGGCGCATTTCTCACCTCTCGCCTCTCCCCTGCTCATCTAAGGCGCATCTTTGGAATCGCCCTGATAGCGATCGGAATAATTATGCTCTTATTCTAA
- a CDS encoding naringenin-chalcone synthase, translating into MSFYLGRFHLIRPPHEFSQQEILEWIAHEHASAQAKSGEELGFYEEIRERLMRVGMGSDKIQRRGTLLKEVTSLDSVREIYDQSESAVGAGLQKRMSFFETAVNQLFEEFYPEGCIAPSHLIHVTCTGYASPSGAQHIVSKRGFGAETVVTHAYHMGCYASIPALRMATGMRSIVDLVHTELCTLHMNPLLHETEQLVVQSLFADGFIKYSVSQEPDIYKILGLHEEILPETCDLMSWRLEDWGMRMTIAKEVPVVLSRALPSFIERLQKRSNWSGRSESPLLFAIHPGGPKIIDQIQKMLKLSDEQVYHSKEVLKTMGNMSSATLPHVWEKIACDENVKPGSAVLSLAFGPGLTACGAIFEKGAPHV; encoded by the coding sequence ATGTCTTTTTATTTAGGTCGTTTTCATCTTATTCGTCCGCCTCATGAGTTTAGCCAGCAAGAGATCCTTGAGTGGATTGCGCATGAGCATGCGAGTGCGCAGGCTAAGAGTGGTGAAGAGCTGGGTTTTTATGAGGAGATTCGAGAGCGGCTCATGCGCGTTGGAATGGGAAGTGATAAGATACAGAGGCGTGGCACGCTTCTGAAAGAAGTGACAAGCCTGGATTCGGTTCGGGAGATCTACGATCAGAGTGAGAGCGCAGTTGGCGCGGGCCTTCAGAAGCGGATGAGCTTCTTTGAGACAGCGGTGAATCAGCTTTTTGAAGAGTTCTATCCTGAGGGGTGTATAGCTCCTTCTCATCTTATTCACGTCACATGCACGGGGTACGCTTCGCCAAGCGGCGCTCAGCACATTGTTTCCAAACGCGGGTTTGGGGCTGAAACAGTTGTTACTCACGCCTACCACATGGGCTGCTATGCTTCTATTCCCGCCTTGCGTATGGCTACTGGCATGCGTTCTATTGTCGATCTCGTGCATACTGAACTTTGCACGCTTCACATGAATCCCCTTCTTCACGAGACTGAGCAGCTGGTAGTGCAGAGCCTCTTTGCGGATGGATTTATCAAATACTCGGTGTCGCAAGAGCCAGATATTTATAAGATTTTGGGTCTACATGAAGAGATTCTGCCTGAGACTTGCGACCTAATGAGCTGGAGGCTTGAAGATTGGGGGATGCGCATGACGATTGCTAAAGAGGTGCCTGTTGTGCTGAGCCGAGCGCTCCCCTCTTTTATTGAGCGTCTTCAAAAGAGATCCAACTGGAGCGGGAGGTCGGAGAGTCCGCTTCTCTTTGCGATCCATCCAGGCGGCCCAAAAATTATCGACCAGATCCAGAAGATGCTCAAACTCTCCGATGAGCAGGTCTATCACAGTAAAGAGGTTTTAAAAACGATGGGAAATATGTCTTCAGCCACCCTTCCTCACGTCTGGGAGAAGATCGCTTGCGATGAGAACGTTAAACCTGGAAGCGCAGTTTTAAGTCTAGCATTTGGTCCGGGGCTTACAGCCTGCGGGGCTATTTTTGAGAAGGGAGCTCCTCATGTTTGA
- the ubiG gene encoding 3-demethylubiquinone-9 3-O-methyltransferase: MAGEEINNSFYEALGERWYTANDHPIALLRKENEIRTPWVIKTIASKYQGPCKILDIGCGAGLLSNPLVQAGHKVTGVDLSPMSLTIAREQDLTRSASYILASAEQLPFADESFDVAIALDLLEHVENPLLVIQEARRVLKPGGRFFFHTFNRNFLSWLLVIKGVEWAVRNTPPRMHVYNLFIKPKELREMCASVGVEIEEIHGLSPKLLSPALPRMLLTRRVPENFKFQFTRSLVTGYIGYGQRQ; the protein is encoded by the coding sequence ATGGCAGGAGAAGAGATAAACAATAGCTTCTACGAGGCTCTTGGCGAGAGGTGGTATACCGCAAACGACCATCCGATTGCGCTTCTTCGAAAGGAGAATGAGATACGCACGCCCTGGGTTATTAAGACGATTGCTTCGAAGTATCAGGGGCCTTGCAAGATACTGGATATCGGCTGCGGAGCTGGTCTATTGTCTAATCCTCTTGTCCAAGCTGGCCATAAAGTGACGGGAGTCGACCTCTCCCCCATGAGTTTGACTATCGCTAGGGAGCAAGATCTAACCCGCAGTGCAAGTTATATCTTGGCGAGTGCAGAGCAGCTGCCGTTTGCAGATGAGAGCTTTGATGTCGCAATTGCGCTCGACCTTTTGGAGCATGTGGAGAATCCTCTTCTGGTTATTCAAGAGGCAAGGCGCGTATTAAAGCCAGGTGGAAGGTTCTTTTTTCACACTTTCAACCGAAATTTTTTGAGCTGGCTTCTCGTGATTAAAGGGGTTGAGTGGGCTGTTCGAAACACTCCTCCGCGGATGCACGTCTATAACCTCTTTATTAAACCGAAAGAGCTAAGGGAGATGTGTGCAAGCGTGGGAGTAGAGATCGAGGAGATTCACGGTCTTTCTCCTAAACTTCTCTCCCCTGCGCTTCCGCGGATGCTCTTGACTAGAAGAGTGCCCGAAAACTTCAAGTTCCAGTTCACGCGCTCGCTAGTAACCGGCTATATCGGATATGGACAAAGACAATAG
- the tpx gene encoding thiol peroxidase: MAKITLKGNPVHTSGELPAQGSVAVDFLLTDSSLKDRSLKEFQGKRKLISIVPSLDTPVCSLSTKKFNETAKKHPEVVFMVVSADLPFAQKRACETEKVENVLTLSMMRSKDFAKNYGVLLVDGPLAGITARAVLVLDEKNKVVYRELVPEIAQEPDYDKAIKALLS, encoded by the coding sequence ATGGCGAAAATCACTTTGAAAGGAAACCCTGTACACACATCGGGCGAGCTTCCTGCACAAGGTAGTGTTGCAGTAGATTTTTTACTTACAGACAGCTCACTTAAAGATCGTTCATTAAAAGAGTTCCAAGGAAAGCGCAAGTTGATCTCTATTGTCCCAAGCCTGGATACACCCGTCTGCTCTCTCTCTACAAAAAAGTTTAATGAGACAGCCAAGAAGCACCCCGAAGTCGTATTTATGGTCGTCTCTGCAGATCTCCCCTTTGCCCAAAAAAGAGCGTGCGAAACAGAAAAAGTTGAGAATGTCCTCACACTGTCTATGATGCGCTCGAAGGATTTTGCAAAAAACTATGGAGTTCTTCTCGTAGACGGCCCGCTAGCAGGCATCACGGCAAGAGCTGTACTTGTTCTAGATGAGAAGAACAAAGTGGTCTACCGAGAGCTTGTTCCTGAAATTGCTCAAGAGCCAGATTACGATAAAGCGATCAAAGCTCTCCTCTCATAG
- a CDS encoding NAD-dependent malic enzyme produces the protein MKKTALSIEPEQILSTPFLNKGSAFTQQERDELKLHGLIPYHISTIQEQVMRRYENFCAQPDAISRYTFLTSLQNRNEILFYRLVSEHISEMLPLIYTPTVGHASQHFSVLYHEGRGLYVSYPLKDKIPEIIARLPEDEVDIVVVTDGERILGLGDLGVGGMAIPVGKLALYTVFGGIKPTRTLPVHLDVGTNNPDLLKDPLYLGWRHNRISGKEYDEFVECFVQALKKRYPRVLLQWEDFGREHAHPLLERYRDTLSSFNDDIQGTASTVLAAVLAATRASGRSLKTQKIAMLGAGSAGLGICRELLAEMVEEGMSESEALENFYLVDIEGLIHTKLQNARSGQKMFAQKHEKISMWKVKNPAHISLLEVVENAEPSILIGVSTQAGAFTKEIVQAISRAHPRPIILPLSNPTSRCEAHPKDLIEWTDGRAIVATGSPFEPVEYKGKSYPIAQCNNVYIFPGVGLGVVSCQARKVTDKMFLKAARVLSDHAPILKNPKGALFPDFESLRAICFEIALGVAETALHEGVANSITPAELKSRIQANIWTPDYPLYTKG, from the coding sequence ATGAAAAAAACAGCTCTCTCTATTGAACCCGAACAGATCCTCTCAACTCCCTTTCTAAATAAGGGGAGCGCCTTCACTCAGCAAGAGAGAGATGAGCTCAAACTTCACGGCCTCATTCCCTACCACATCTCCACGATTCAAGAGCAGGTGATGCGGCGTTATGAGAACTTCTGCGCTCAACCCGATGCGATCTCGCGCTACACCTTCCTTACTTCGCTTCAAAATCGGAATGAGATTCTCTTCTACAGATTGGTTAGCGAGCATATCAGTGAGATGCTACCTCTCATCTACACTCCAACGGTAGGCCATGCCTCTCAACACTTCAGCGTTCTCTACCACGAGGGGCGAGGTCTCTATGTCTCCTACCCGCTCAAAGATAAAATTCCCGAGATCATCGCGCGTCTACCTGAAGATGAGGTTGATATCGTCGTCGTCACGGATGGAGAGAGAATTCTCGGATTGGGAGATCTTGGAGTAGGGGGGATGGCGATCCCCGTTGGCAAGCTTGCACTTTACACCGTTTTTGGCGGCATCAAACCGACGCGTACTCTGCCCGTTCACCTCGACGTAGGAACCAATAATCCCGATCTCCTTAAAGATCCACTATACCTTGGCTGGCGCCACAACCGCATCTCGGGGAAAGAGTATGACGAGTTTGTAGAGTGCTTTGTACAGGCCCTTAAAAAGCGCTACCCGCGAGTACTGCTCCAGTGGGAGGACTTTGGCAGGGAGCACGCTCATCCTCTCCTAGAACGCTACCGCGACACGCTCTCTTCTTTTAATGATGATATCCAGGGAACAGCCTCCACTGTGCTTGCAGCAGTGCTGGCTGCAACACGCGCAAGTGGAAGAAGTCTAAAAACACAGAAGATTGCGATGCTTGGCGCAGGATCTGCAGGTCTTGGCATCTGCAGAGAGCTTCTTGCCGAGATGGTAGAAGAGGGGATGAGTGAGAGCGAGGCGCTTGAGAACTTCTACCTCGTCGACATCGAAGGCCTCATCCATACCAAACTGCAAAATGCCAGAAGCGGGCAGAAAATGTTTGCGCAGAAGCATGAAAAAATAAGCATGTGGAAAGTGAAAAATCCCGCCCATATCTCTCTGCTAGAAGTGGTAGAAAATGCTGAGCCCTCCATCTTAATTGGAGTCTCAACTCAGGCCGGCGCATTCACCAAGGAGATTGTACAGGCGATCTCTCGGGCACACCCTAGACCAATCATCCTTCCACTTTCGAATCCCACCAGTAGATGCGAAGCCCATCCCAAAGATCTGATCGAGTGGACCGATGGGAGGGCGATCGTCGCTACAGGAAGCCCCTTTGAACCCGTCGAATACAAGGGAAAGAGCTATCCCATCGCCCAGTGTAACAACGTCTACATCTTTCCAGGGGTTGGGCTGGGCGTCGTCTCTTGCCAAGCCAGAAAAGTGACCGATAAGATGTTTCTGAAGGCAGCGCGCGTCTTAAGCGACCACGCTCCCATCCTAAAAAATCCCAAAGGTGCACTCTTCCCCGATTTCGAAAGTCTGCGCGCAATCTGCTTTGAGATCGCACTCGGCGTTGCCGAAACTGCGCTTCACGAAGGAGTTGCAAACTCGATCACTCCAGCAGAGCTCAAATCCCGCATCCAAGCAAACATCTGGACTCCCGACTATCCTCTCTACACAAAAGGCTAA